One window of the Nothobranchius furzeri strain GRZ-AD chromosome 3, NfurGRZ-RIMD1, whole genome shotgun sequence genome contains the following:
- the LOC107385307 gene encoding dual specificity calcium/calmodulin-dependent 3',5'-cyclic nucleotide phosphodiesterase 1B: MAELVRIRKKKLQIPISSLRSMLKQLDEKEVDFEELKKNLNFTASLLEAVYLDGTRQCLESEDDLQQLQSDGVPSEVTDWLASTFTQRIRRPVRRSDEKPKFRSIVHAVQAGIFVERMFRRAYTAAMPDQPAEVVNCLRDVDRWNFDVFALNSASSDHALRTLVFELITRYELNSRFKIPISCMTEFLSALERGYCKHNNPYHNHIHAADVTQTLHCLLLRSGLVNWLTELEVMASLFAAAIHDFEHTGTTNNFHIHTKSEFALIYNDRSVQESHHVSAAFRLLQEDQMNIFMNLTREEWMELRSLVIEMVLSTDMSSHLLQVKCMKAFLQQQERIDKPKALSLLLHTADISHPSKPWALHSRWTKSLMEEFFRQGDREAELGLPFSPLCDRNSTLIAESQIGFIDFIVYPTFSLLTEMAEKIVIPLVEENPGPLDPCNRHSNVWKESSRGLQWSVAHITAELVSFRSTWTRHTEDNKIKWKENGSNGFSDSSVAKEQRPRQEKLPEKSTQDSTGDTQH, translated from the exons ATGGCTGAACTGGTGCGAATCCGAAAGAAAAAGCTGCAGATACCTATCTCTAG tcttaggaGTATGCTGAAACAGCTGGACGAGAAGGAAGTTGATTTTGAGGAACTAAAAAAGAATTTGAACTTTACTGCTTCGTTACTGGAGGCCGTTTACCTCGATGGAACAAG GCAGTGTCTGGAGTCTGAAGATGACCTCCAGCAGCTACAGTCGGACGGCGTGCCATCAGAGGTCACTGAttggctggcgtccaccttcactcAGAGGATTCGACGGCCCGTTAGACGCTCGGATGAGAAACCCAAGTTTCGCAGCATTGTGCATGCGGTGCAAGCTGGGATATTTGTGGAGAG GATGTTCAGGAGGGCTTACACCGCGGCCATGCCAGACCAACCAGCAGAGGTCGTAAACTGCTTGAGG GATGTTGATCGCTGGAACTTTGATGTGTTTGCTCTGAACTCGGCCAGCTCTGATCACGCACTACGGACTCTGGTCTTTGAGCTGATCACCAGATACGAACTTAACAGTCGTTTTAAG ATCCCTATCTCGTGCATGACAGAATTCCTGTCTGCGCTGGAGAGAGGTTACTGCAAACACAACAATCCCTACCACAACCACATCCATGCCGCCGATGTGACTCAGACTCTGCACTGCTTGCTGCTGCGCTCCGGACTCGTG AACTGGCTGACAGAGCTGGAGGTCATGGCGTCACTCTTTGCTGCAGCTATTCACGACTTTGAACACACAGGAACCACAAACAACTTCCACATCCATACAAA GTCAGAGTTTGCGTTGATCTATAATGATCGATCTGTTCAAGAAAGTCATCATGTGAGTGCAGCGTTTCGCCTGCTGCAGGAAGACCAAATGAACATCTTCATGAACTTAACACGGGAGGAATGGAT GGAGCTGCGATCCCTCGTCATAGAGATGGTGCTGTCCACTGACATGTCCTCCCACCTACTCCAGGTCAAATGCATGAAAGCCTTTCTACAGCAGCAGGAACG GATTGATAAGCCCAAAGCGCTGTCTCTGCTACTGCACACGGCAGACATTAGCCATCCATCCAAGCCCTGGGCGCTGCACTCTCGCTGGACTAAATCCTTAATGGAGGAGTTTTTCAGGCAG GGCGATAGAGAGGCAGAACTCGGCCTTCCCTTCTCTCCTCTGTGTGATCGAAACAGCACTCTGATAGCTGAATCCCAGATTG GCTTCATAGACTTCATTGTGTATCCCACATTCTCTCTGCTGACAGAGATGGCAGAAAAAATTGTTATTCCTTTGGTGGAGGAGAACCCCGGTCCTTTAGATCCCTGCAATAGACACAG TAATGTTTGGAAGGAGAGCTCCAGAGGTCTGCAGTGGAGTGTGGCACACATCACAGCTGAACTGGTGAGTTTCCGCTCCACTTGGACTCGACACACTGAAGACAACAAGATCAAATGGAAAGAGAACGGATCGAATG GATTTTCTGACTCCAGTGTTGCAAAAGAACAGAGACCCAGACAAGAGAAGCTGCCTGAGAAATCCACGCAAGACTCCACTGGAGATACACAACATTAG